In a single window of the Nocardiopsis composta genome:
- a CDS encoding plasmid replication, integration and excision activator — MAIQGAIPVEFGTVFPHGAYALGVEAITDFETKRPQLDKNTGLPLWAVDVIDADPEARGKAKSVKVKIPAQVCPVLPEEAAGLPFRPVEFEDMAVMPYVDDNGRRPRVAYSLRARGMRAPGGARQKAPAGAGSKGGE, encoded by the coding sequence ATGGCGATTCAGGGTGCGATCCCGGTGGAGTTCGGGACGGTGTTCCCCCACGGCGCCTACGCCCTCGGCGTGGAGGCCATCACCGACTTCGAGACCAAGCGCCCCCAGCTCGACAAGAACACCGGGCTCCCGCTGTGGGCGGTGGACGTGATCGACGCCGACCCCGAGGCGCGGGGCAAGGCCAAGTCCGTCAAGGTCAAGATCCCCGCGCAGGTGTGCCCGGTGCTGCCCGAGGAGGCGGCGGGGCTGCCGTTCCGCCCGGTCGAGTTCGAGGACATGGCGGTCATGCCCTACGTGGACGACAACGGGCGGCGCCCCCGGGTGGCCTACTCGCTGCGGGCGCGCGGCATGAGGGCCCCGGGCGGTGCCCGCCAGAAGGCCCCGGCCGGTGCGGGCAGCAAGGGCGGCGAGTGA
- a CDS encoding GntR family transcriptional regulator yields the protein MSSMDFAPPKYVQIVQAVQERITDGTYPVGTQLPSESGMVREFGAGRSTVVRALEILRMEGWIDREHGRGSFVKGVPTTAVERSHAGASAFDTAEQGGEVKIIETGRTTAPAAIAEALGFPEGSPAIRRQRVLMADGEPSELVTLWFPLDVADGTDVGKDQLITIGVREHLHALKRLRPARVAERLSARHASEEEARLLQLGKHTPVLSILARILDGSDGVLAVADIVLPGDLHELEDSYPAA from the coding sequence ATGTCGAGCATGGACTTCGCACCGCCGAAGTACGTACAGATCGTGCAGGCGGTGCAGGAACGGATCACCGACGGGACCTACCCGGTGGGCACGCAACTGCCCTCCGAGTCGGGGATGGTCCGCGAGTTCGGGGCGGGACGCAGCACTGTGGTCCGCGCTCTGGAGATCCTGCGGATGGAGGGCTGGATCGACCGCGAGCACGGGCGCGGCTCCTTCGTGAAGGGGGTGCCCACCACCGCGGTGGAGCGCTCGCATGCGGGGGCCAGCGCCTTCGACACCGCAGAGCAGGGAGGGGAGGTGAAGATCATCGAGACGGGACGGACGACGGCCCCGGCCGCGATCGCTGAGGCCCTGGGGTTCCCGGAAGGGTCCCCGGCCATTCGGCGCCAGCGGGTGCTCATGGCCGATGGTGAGCCGAGTGAGCTGGTGACGCTGTGGTTTCCACTGGACGTGGCCGATGGGACGGATGTGGGCAAGGACCAGTTGATCACCATCGGGGTGCGTGAGCACCTGCATGCGCTCAAGCGGTTGCGCCCGGCGCGGGTCGCCGAGCGGCTGTCGGCGCGGCATGCCAGTGAGGAGGAGGCGCGGCTCCTGCAACTTGGGAAGCACACGCCAGTGCTGTCCATCCTCGCGCGGATCCTGGACGGTTCGGACGGCGTGCTCGCCGTCGCGGACATCGTGTTGCCGGGTGACCTGCACGAATTGGAGGACAGCTACCCCGCGGCGTAG
- a CDS encoding helix-turn-helix domain-containing protein produces the protein MAGRAWESVSVPAWAWEREEARSLLQARDVPGLLRFAQRFGGASQTRLASATGISQGRISEILNGRQTVVAFEVYERVAEGIGMPDTARMLFGLAPKDVTAFTANRPPAPPGRSGRSAPVRPVA, from the coding sequence ATGGCAGGGCGAGCATGGGAGAGCGTTTCCGTGCCCGCATGGGCATGGGAGCGCGAGGAGGCCCGCAGCCTCCTGCAGGCACGTGACGTGCCCGGACTTCTGCGGTTCGCCCAGCGGTTCGGCGGGGCGAGCCAAACCCGACTCGCATCCGCCACCGGGATATCCCAGGGGCGGATCAGCGAGATCCTGAACGGGCGACAGACGGTCGTCGCGTTCGAGGTCTACGAGCGCGTGGCCGAGGGCATCGGCATGCCGGACACCGCACGCATGCTCTTCGGACTGGCCCCCAAGGACGTCACGGCATTCACGGCGAACAGGCCGCCCGCCCCCCCAGGAAGGTCAGGCCGTTCCGCCCCAGTTCGCCCCGTTGCATGA
- a CDS encoding XRE family transcriptional regulator: MRRRDFVGLAGATLFQVATGPTLALDDIAAALTRYAGPPAPGPAAPYDVAGLSKDVHRAKAGYQACHYTTVAKRLPHLLSRLDDAASALEGDERLRVHTLRAEAYHVAASVLLKTEERGLAWLAADRSMRAARDSENPTTTGASARVLTRALMRDRHYRAAADFASDAAQRVAEGTEEHTPDSLSVYGALLLSGSVAAAQREDRAQALTLLDEAEDAGRKLGGDHNYQWTAFGLTNVLLHRVNAAVELGDAGSAIDYARRIDLDNIDVTERKAMLFIDASRAYSQWGKLDKAYQALATAEQIAPEELGTRPMVRALLDDLRSRSTGHLHTSVTELAERTATTR; encoded by the coding sequence GTGCGGCGCAGAGACTTCGTCGGTCTGGCCGGTGCCACCCTCTTCCAGGTCGCTACCGGCCCGACACTCGCCCTCGACGACATCGCAGCAGCCCTGACCAGGTACGCAGGCCCGCCGGCCCCGGGCCCCGCTGCACCATACGACGTTGCCGGACTCTCGAAAGACGTGCACCGGGCCAAGGCCGGATACCAGGCGTGCCACTACACCACAGTCGCCAAGCGCCTCCCCCATCTGCTCAGCCGCTTGGACGACGCAGCATCCGCCCTCGAAGGCGACGAGCGCTTGCGAGTGCACACCTTGCGCGCCGAGGCCTACCACGTCGCGGCCAGCGTCCTGCTCAAGACCGAGGAACGCGGACTCGCGTGGCTTGCCGCCGACCGGAGCATGCGCGCAGCCCGGGACAGCGAGAACCCGACGACCACGGGAGCGAGCGCACGCGTCCTCACCCGCGCACTCATGCGCGACCGCCACTACCGCGCTGCAGCCGATTTCGCATCGGACGCCGCGCAACGAGTCGCCGAAGGCACCGAAGAGCACACACCGGATTCCCTGTCCGTCTACGGGGCGCTTCTCCTCAGCGGGTCCGTCGCGGCGGCCCAGCGCGAGGACCGCGCCCAGGCGCTCACCCTGCTTGACGAGGCCGAGGACGCCGGGCGCAAGCTCGGGGGCGACCACAACTACCAGTGGACGGCATTCGGCCTGACAAACGTGCTTCTCCACCGGGTGAATGCCGCGGTGGAACTGGGCGACGCAGGCAGCGCCATCGACTACGCGCGCCGCATCGACCTGGACAACATCGACGTCACCGAGCGCAAGGCAATGCTCTTCATCGACGCATCCCGCGCCTACAGCCAGTGGGGAAAACTCGACAAGGCATACCAGGCACTCGCCACCGCCGAGCAGATCGCGCCGGAGGAATTGGGTACTCGCCCGATGGTGCGCGCCCTGTTGGACGACCTCCGGTCCCGCTCGACTGGCCATCTGCACACCAGCGTCACCGAACTAGCCGAGAGGACAGCCACAACCCGATGA
- a CDS encoding flavoprotein, with amino-acid sequence MSTEKKTVYVVVCAAGPAGDVGKLIDMAHERGWDVQVIATPSALAFIDIEALEKQTGRPVRSEHRAPGSPRSPKADAIIVAPATFNTINKLANGIADNYALDITNEAIGLHVPITILPFVNSAYAGRHPFIRSIDTLRTEGVKLLLGPDVFTPHSTGSGHQAINNFPWVQAIEELD; translated from the coding sequence ATGAGCACCGAGAAGAAGACCGTCTACGTCGTCGTCTGTGCCGCTGGCCCCGCAGGTGACGTAGGCAAGCTCATCGATATGGCTCATGAACGCGGATGGGACGTCCAGGTGATCGCGACACCGTCCGCGCTGGCCTTCATCGACATAGAGGCGCTGGAAAAGCAAACAGGCCGCCCCGTCCGCAGCGAGCACCGCGCGCCAGGATCCCCGCGCAGCCCCAAAGCCGACGCGATCATCGTCGCCCCCGCTACCTTCAACACCATCAACAAGCTCGCGAACGGCATTGCAGATAACTACGCCTTGGATATAACCAACGAGGCGATAGGTCTTCACGTACCCATCACAATCCTCCCTTTCGTCAATTCCGCGTATGCGGGCCGCCACCCTTTCATTAGAAGCATCGACACTCTCCGAACTGAGGGTGTCAAACTACTACTAGGGCCTGACGTTTTTACCCCCCATAGCACTGGAAGCGGGCATCAGGCAATCAACAATTTCCCTTGGGTTCAAGCCATCGAGGAACTCGACTAA
- a CDS encoding SLATT domain-containing protein, which produces MAEARDELLKANSNLLFIKTYISMARRKRLLGLFLVAFSGIATILFTIDLLVFQWQGVPPYLKYFLEAVVVACGIGGIYLLSTPGILFDNFPSELKDVMKLKDLDHPRRTEAQLELELQHLRENKRVNTDNLGLGVNERRAAYKEEALVYIEELRIESSFYRRVSHTFQVLVIAGSSLSTLGAGTSYFVNQFSVGVAVASFVVAVSSGVTGYFKFKERSFYSQQTADTIEHEVEAFELGIGRYSGLSENTNQALEVFAQEIHRLRQDQKMREQNLDQPSTKGEEGGN; this is translated from the coding sequence GTGGCTGAAGCTCGCGATGAGCTACTGAAAGCTAACAGCAACCTGCTCTTCATTAAGACTTATATTTCCATGGCTAGGCGTAAGAGACTCCTTGGCCTCTTCCTAGTCGCTTTCTCTGGCATTGCAACCATCCTGTTCACAATCGACCTACTTGTATTTCAATGGCAGGGTGTGCCTCCGTATCTCAAGTACTTCCTGGAAGCAGTCGTGGTAGCTTGCGGGATCGGTGGGATCTATCTCCTTTCGACGCCGGGAATCCTATTCGACAACTTTCCAAGCGAACTAAAAGATGTCATGAAGCTCAAGGACTTGGATCATCCCAGGAGGACAGAAGCCCAACTTGAACTTGAATTGCAACACCTCCGTGAAAATAAACGTGTAAACACTGACAATCTCGGACTCGGTGTTAATGAGCGCAGGGCCGCCTACAAGGAAGAAGCCCTTGTGTACATCGAGGAGCTAAGGATCGAGAGCAGTTTTTACCGCAGAGTTAGTCACACATTTCAGGTCCTTGTGATCGCCGGTTCATCGCTGTCTACCCTGGGGGCAGGGACTTCTTACTTCGTTAACCAGTTTTCTGTAGGCGTTGCAGTCGCCAGCTTTGTCGTAGCTGTCTCATCTGGCGTTACTGGATACTTTAAATTCAAGGAGCGAAGTTTCTACTCTCAGCAGACAGCTGACACCATCGAGCACGAAGTCGAAGCGTTCGAACTTGGGATTGGACGCTATAGCGGCCTCTCCGAGAACACCAATCAAGCTCTAGAAGTATTCGCTCAGGAAATCCATCGCCTTCGCCAGGACCAGAAAATGCGCGAACAAAATCTAGACCAGCCCTCCACCAAGGGAGAGGAGGGTGGCAATTGA